The following DNA comes from Acidobacteriota bacterium.
CGCATACACCATGCCGTCGTTCGACACCCGGATGGCGTGGAGGACGTTGAAATGCGGAGGACCCGGATCCGGGAAGCTGGTCGGGTTCTGCACCTGGCACTGGTCGTCGTCCACCGGGGTGTCGCCGAACGCTCCCCACCGCCGCTTGAAGCGGCCGGTCTCGGCGTCGAACACGGCGACGCGGCGGTTGCCATAGCCGTCGGCCACGAACACCTCGTTGGTCGGCGGATGGACCTGCTGGTCCGCCGGCCGGTGGAGGTTCATCATGTCGGCATTGCCGCTGCTTCCGTCGCTGCGGCCGATCTGCATGACGAACGTGCCGTCCTGCGTGAACTTCAGCAACTGGTCGTCGTTGACCGGCTCGACCCGCGGCACGTCGTTGGTGGGGCAGTTGTTGCCGCCCAGCCAGACGAAGCCCTCGTGATCGATGTGGAGGCCGTGCTCCCGCTGGGGCCACTCGTAGCCGTCTCCCGGACCGCCCCACGCCTTGATGAAGTTCCCCGCCGTGTCGAAGACGACGATCGGCGGCGCCGCCATCGCGTCGTCCTCGGGCGGGAGCGTCAGCGGGCGGTGCAGGACCCAGACGTTGTCCTCGGCATCGATGGCGATGCTGGATGGAGCGCCCAGCCGCATCCCGGCCGGCAGCGTGGGCCACGTCGCGTCCACCTCGAAGACTGGCAGGCTGCGATCCTGGGCAGTCGCCGTCCCGCCGGCCGGCGCCGAACCGGACAGCCATGCCGGCCCCACGCCGGCGACGGCCACGAGCATCGCCATGAGAACCGCGCGACGCAATCTTCTGCTCCGCATGAGCGCCTCCCTCCTCAGCGCATGAGGGCGACGACTATAGCACGGCGCCTGCGGCGAGCCCCTGGACGCGTTGCTCGAGCGCCGCGAGCGTCTGGCGCGCCGCGGCGATCAACTCGTCGAGGGTGTCATCGGTCCGGTTGCCGTCCTGCGAGACATCCGGGTCGGCGGCGACACGCGCGGCGCGTTCGGCCCGCGCGGCGGCGCGGGATACGTCGTCATCGTGAGTTCCCGGGAACCGGTCGCCGTTCAGGCGTTCGGCGGCCGTCGACAGGGCGCGCGCGGCGCGGCCGAGCACGTCGAGGACAGCGCGGTTGGCGGTCACGTGCGCCGTGATCGCGAGGTCGTGGAGGGCGTTGTGGGCGTCGCTCTCGGCGTTGGACGCGCGGATGAGCACCCCTTGTCTCGCCAGCATGTGGTTGCTGTTGCCCCGCAGGCGGCGTATGCGGCTGGCGTAGCGTCGGAACCGCGCCGCGCGCTCGCGGGCGTCGGCGGCGCCGGCGATGCCGACCGCCTCGACATAGGCCGCGTTGGCGGCGGACAACCCGGACCGCGCCCGCCAAGCCCTGGCGTACGCGGCGACGAGGCCGTCGAAGTAGACGAGGCCGGTGTTGCCGCGTCTGTCGGTCTCGCACCGGTAACCGTTGTCGCAACGAACCGCGAGCGCATCGACCTCGCGCAGCGCCGCGTGGTAGCGCGCGTAGGCGGCGTCGCGGGCCCGGTCGGGGGCGTCGAAGGCGCGCCGGGCTACCACGGCGGCCTCGAGGACGGCTCCGGCGGCCCGGATCGTCTCGTCGCGCTCCCCGGCGCTCTCGATCCCGGCGACGGCGCGATCGACGGCCTCGAAGGCGCGTCGCTCGGCGCCGGGCGGTTGCGCGGCAGCCGCCGCGGCCGGCAGGATGGCGGCTATCACCAATACCGCGATTCTCGCTGGCCCGGTCATCGCCGATGCCCTCGCGCGGGTTCACCGCGGATCCGGAGTGTCGCAGTCGAACAGGCGATCGTCCGATTGTAGGGGAGGTTCGTGGAGGAATCCTACTCCCGCAGAATCTGCAGGACGTCGTCGAGGGGCTTGCGGCGCAGGTCGGGTACCCGCGCGTCGGCGGCAGGATAGCCCACCGGTATCAGCAGACACGCCGCCTCGTTGTCCGGACGCTGCAGGATCTCCCGGAGGAATCCCATCGGGCTGGGGGTGTGCGTCAGCGCCACCAGTCCCGCCTGGTGCACGGCGGTCAGGAACAGGCCGGCCGCGATGCCGACCGACTCGGACACATAGTAGTGGCGGACGTGCTCGCCGTCCGGCCCCAGGCCGTAGTTCTGGCGGAAGAGGACCACCAGCCAGGGGGCAATCTCGAGGAACGGCTTGTGCTCGTCCGTGCCCAGCGGCTCCAGCGCGCGCAGCCATTCGTCCGGCATCCGCCCCCCGTAGTTCTCGTGCTCCTCGCGCTCGGCGGCGATGCGGATGCGCCGCTTGACGGCCGGATCCGAGACCGCCACGAACGTCCACGGCTGCCGGTGCGCGCCCGACGGCGCCGTGGATGCCGCCCGCACCAGATCCTCGATCACCCCGGCCGGCACCCGTGCCGGACTGAAGTCCCGCACCGTTCGGCGCCGGTTCATCACCTCGAAGAAGCGGCGCGCCCGCGCGGCGACCTCCGGGAGCGAGGGCTTCTCATACTGCAGCGGAATGAGTTTCGGCTTCATGGCAGGTTGCGCGCCAGCCAGCACGCGCGATCATCCCTTTTCGGAACGGCGTCAGGGCGAGGGAGGCGCGCCGCGCAGATCGTCGAGTGGCGTCACGTCCACCGCACCCGGCTGCGCAGCAGCATCCAGAGCACAATCGGACCGCCCACCGCGCCGGTCACGGCGTTGACGTGCAGCAGATGGCGGCTCCATGGCAGGTGGGTGACGAGGTCGGCGCCAAGGGCCAGTGCGGCGCCGCCGATCGTCACCGCCGGCATGAGCACGCGATGGTCGGCCGTCGACAGGAGCAGCCGGCACGCGTGAGGGACCAGGATGCCGAGAAACGCAATCGGCCCGCAAAAGGCGGTGACGGTGCCCGCGAGCAGCGCCGCAACGCCGAGGCCGACGCGGCGGGCCCGCGTCACGTCGAGGCCGAGACTGGCCGCGTACCGATCGCCCAGCAGCAGCGTGTTCAGCGACTTGACCATGGCGAACGCCGCGAGACAGGCCATCCCGATGAGCGGCGT
Coding sequences within:
- a CDS encoding nitroreductase family protein, yielding MKPKLIPLQYEKPSLPEVAARARRFFEVMNRRRTVRDFSPARVPAGVIEDLVRAASTAPSGAHRQPWTFVAVSDPAVKRRIRIAAEREEHENYGGRMPDEWLRALEPLGTDEHKPFLEIAPWLVVLFRQNYGLGPDGEHVRHYYVSESVGIAAGLFLTAVHQAGLVALTHTPSPMGFLREILQRPDNEAACLLIPVGYPAADARVPDLRRKPLDDVLQILRE